From a region of the Synchiropus splendidus isolate RoL2022-P1 chromosome 12, RoL_Sspl_1.0, whole genome shotgun sequence genome:
- the fxyd11 gene encoding FXYD domain-containing ion transport regulator 11, producing MVKWKMEHFTLVAVLAVFFTFIAGAEANPFVYNYERLRIIGLICSGILVAGGLSVLLYNRCTKKNVKEVDDNSDI from the exons GGTCAAGTGGAAGATGGAGCACTTTACCCTTGTGGCTGTTCTGGCAG TTTTCTTCACTTTTATCGCAGGAGCCGAAGCAA ATCCATTCGTTTATA ACTATGAGCGGCTAAGAATCATAGGACTGATCTGCTCAGGCATCCTGGTAGCTGGAGGATTATCCGTTTTACTCT atAATCGGTGTACCAAGAAGAACGT CAAAGAAGTAGACGACAACAGTGACATCTGA